The genomic region GTATCATGGATAGACTTCCTGCATATAATTAGCTATAAAGGAATGGGTATTTTCCCGGATAATAGTGCAAACTTACCAACTCAGCTATGGATAGCTGCAAGATACATGCAAAGTATCTCACTTTTGATTGCTCCTGTTCTTATGGGCAAAGAAATCAATTACAAAAAAGTACTTATTGCCTATTTTGCAGTCACGTCACTAATTATTTCTATAATTTTTATGGGTTATTTCCCTGATTGCTACATTGATGGAAGTGGTCTTACCCAGTTCAAAGTTATTAGTGAGTACATTATATCCCTGATATTGCTTGTTTCAGCTATATTGCTTCACAAACATAAGGATGAATTTGACAACAGGGTTTACAGTTTGATTATGATTTCTATCGTTCTCACGATATTTGCGGAACTGGCTTTTACCTTTTATATAGATGTCTATGATTTTTCAAATCTTGTCGGTCACTATTTTAAACTTCTTTCGTTCTATCTAATTTACAAGGCTATAGTCGTTACAAGTCTTTCAAGACCATATGACTTACTTTATCGGGAATTGAAGATGAGGGAATATGATCTTATTAAAAAGAAAAAAGCCCAGGAAGATCTGCTGGAAGCACTGGGTCTGGTAAATCAGATACTCAGGCATGATATTCTAAATGATCTAAACATTATTTCCCTATCGATTGAAAACCTCAAAGGAAGAATGTCTGAAAAGGAACTTGATTTCTCGGATAAGGCTGTGAACCATAGCATTAAACTTATTCGTGAGATGAAGGATTTTGAGTCACTTATGTATATCAGGGAACTTGTGACAGTTGATCTTCGCATACTTGTAACTGAAGTTTCCCAGGAATTTCCGGTAAAGGTAAATATACATGGGTATTGTTCGGTAAAAGCGGATAGTGGCTTGCATTCAGTAATAGGCAACATTATACAGAATGCTGTTGTTCATGGTAAAGCAGAAATTATCAATGTGTCAATGGAATCAAAGGAAGATTATTGCGAACTCAGGATTTCTGATAATGGCAGTGGAATACCGGATAAGATTAAAGGCCGGGTGTTTGATGAAGGATTCAAGTATGGCAAGTCCGGTCACACGGGTCTTGGACTTTACATTACAAAAAGGATAGTTGAAAGATATGGTGATATATCTGTAGAAGATAATCACCCTTCCGGAACAACTTTTATTATTAGATTTTATAATATTGAGACCGGTATTGAAGATAAAGAATAATCAAATCAGAAATAAAAAAGAAATTCCCAGTGGATGGGAACTTATTTGCTTTTACTCTTCAGCTGCTCTACCAATCGCTTTTACAAGTGTGAGCATAACTCCCATGCCTTTCTGGAAGTCTTCATCACCCATCTCTTTTATTACGCCTGTGAGGCCTATTTTTGGAGGGTTAAGAATTGCTTTATCAAGCTCAGGATCCTGTACTGCTCTTTCCATTACTTCTATCAGGTCAGTACACATGATGGCATTTGTAAGCTTCAGTACAGT from Methanolobus tindarius DSM 2278 harbors:
- a CDS encoding MASE3 domain-containing protein; protein product: MGLRNRYDKYSEATVVALALLALYLISLESYLLFHSIVEVASIIVIAAVFLIAWNSRKYLKNSYLLFLGISFFFVSWIDFLHIISYKGMGIFPDNSANLPTQLWIAARYMQSISLLIAPVLMGKEINYKKVLIAYFAVTSLIISIIFMGYFPDCYIDGSGLTQFKVISEYIISLILLVSAILLHKHKDEFDNRVYSLIMISIVLTIFAELAFTFYIDVYDFSNLVGHYFKLLSFYLIYKAIVVTSLSRPYDLLYRELKMREYDLIKKKKAQEDLLEALGLVNQILRHDILNDLNIISLSIENLKGRMSEKELDFSDKAVNHSIKLIREMKDFESLMYIRELVTVDLRILVTEVSQEFPVKVNIHGYCSVKADSGLHSVIGNIIQNAVVHGKAEIINVSMESKEDYCELRISDNGSGIPDKIKGRVFDEGFKYGKSGHTGLGLYITKRIVERYGDISVEDNHPSGTTFIIRFYNIETGIEDKE
- a CDS encoding DUF1641 domain-containing protein, translated to MSDENLMNQISGVEIRPGDVEAVLDLIRTARILQDYINDQTAHGIADLTSTVLKLTNAIMCTDLIEVMERAVQDPELDKAILNPPKIGLTGVIKEMGDEDFQKGMGVMLTLVKAIGRAAEE